A stretch of Sulfurimonas xiamenensis DNA encodes these proteins:
- a CDS encoding succinate dehydrogenase/fumarate reductase iron-sulfur subunit translates to MSKDSITKQKVNFKVFRFNADEDYLPYYENYTMDVTSEEVVLDILNRIKWDHDGSFSYRRSCRHGICGACAIKVNGRSTLACKESMSTMVEYFGNDLTIEPLNTKRAVKDMIIDKADFWEKHAAVTPYLVADVDECPSCENLVSPHDAEELDEADLCIQCGACHYACPVVEINSDFFGPAAFAAAYRFEADIRDNDGERLSNVNEEKQGVWDCVKCFECAEVCPKDINPIAKITKLHQMAFKKGVAKNNVATRHAVGFLHSIKKHGVLDEGGLVLYSEGPSIVKHIPVALQMYRKGKIIMPWNMPKSDNLDEIQKLVKSSSTVKF, encoded by the coding sequence ATGAGCAAAGATTCAATTACTAAACAAAAAGTAAACTTCAAAGTATTTCGCTTTAATGCTGATGAAGATTATCTTCCATACTATGAAAACTACACAATGGATGTTACTTCTGAAGAGGTTGTTTTAGACATACTAAACAGAATAAAATGGGATCATGACGGAAGTTTTTCATACAGAAGAAGTTGTCGCCACGGTATCTGCGGGGCATGTGCCATCAAAGTAAACGGTAGAAGCACTCTCGCATGTAAAGAGAGCATGTCTACTATGGTAGAGTACTTTGGAAATGATCTCACAATCGAGCCTCTTAATACAAAAAGAGCCGTAAAAGATATGATTATTGACAAAGCCGACTTCTGGGAAAAACATGCGGCTGTGACTCCTTATCTGGTTGCAGATGTTGATGAGTGTCCTTCATGTGAAAACCTTGTATCTCCACATGATGCAGAGGAGCTAGACGAGGCTGACCTCTGTATCCAGTGCGGGGCATGTCACTATGCTTGTCCGGTTGTTGAGATAAACAGTGATTTCTTTGGTCCTGCAGCATTTGCGGCAGCTTACCGCTTTGAAGCAGACATTCGTGATAACGACGGCGAAAGACTTAGCAATGTCAATGAAGAGAAACAGGGTGTTTGGGATTGTGTCAAATGTTTTGAGTGCGCGGAAGTTTGTCCAAAAGATATAAATCCGATTGCTAAAATCACGAAACTTCATCAAATGGCGTTTAAAAAAGGTGTGGCAAAAAACAATGTCGCAACTCGTCATGCAGTCGGTTTCTTACACTCTATCAAAAAACATGGTGTTCTTGATGAGGGCGGTTTAGTTCTCTACTCTGAAGGGCCCTCAATTGTAAAACATATTCCAGTCGCTCTTCAAATGTATAGAAAAGGCAAAATAATCATGCCTTGGAATATGCCAAAATCAGACAATCTTGATGAGATACAAAAACTTGTAAAATCATCATCAACAGTAAAGTTCTAG